One part of the Lapillicoccus jejuensis genome encodes these proteins:
- a CDS encoding aminotransferase class I/II-fold pyridoxal phosphate-dependent enzyme, whose translation MSTTPDASPAHRLTVATRAAVPPFHVMDLLAASAARQRTHGDVVNLLAGQPSAGAPRAVSQEAIRLLQDGGSLGYTPSTGIAPLREAIAAHHHRWNGLDVDPDDVVVTTGSSGGFLLAFLAAFEHGDRVAMARPGYPCYRNVLSALGCEVVELETGPANRFQPTVDQVERAWREHGLRGLVVASPANPTGTMLRPEELAALAAWCEAHGVQLISDEIYHGIEYAPLEGGERMARSAWETSREAVVFSSFSKYFCMTGWRIGWMLVPRRLRRAVEVLTGNFTICPPALAQHAALAAFSDASYDELDGHVRSYAANRALLLERLPRLGVTRLAPADGAFYVHADIGHLTDDSLAWCHETLDRVGVALAPGVDFDTRDGGRAVRLSFAGSRADVETGLDRLSDVLAGCP comes from the coding sequence GTGAGCACGACGCCCGACGCCTCGCCCGCCCACCGGCTCACGGTGGCGACCCGGGCCGCCGTCCCCCCCTTCCACGTCATGGACCTGCTCGCCGCGTCGGCGGCGCGCCAGCGCACCCACGGCGACGTCGTCAACCTGCTCGCCGGCCAGCCGAGCGCGGGCGCGCCGCGCGCGGTGTCGCAGGAGGCGATCCGCCTGCTCCAGGACGGCGGCTCGCTCGGCTACACCCCGTCGACCGGCATCGCGCCGCTGCGCGAGGCCATCGCCGCCCACCACCACCGGTGGAACGGCCTCGACGTCGACCCCGACGACGTCGTCGTGACCACCGGGAGCAGTGGTGGCTTCCTGCTCGCCTTCCTCGCCGCGTTCGAGCACGGCGACCGCGTGGCCATGGCCCGCCCCGGATACCCCTGCTACCGCAACGTCCTCAGCGCCCTCGGCTGCGAGGTCGTCGAGCTGGAGACGGGCCCGGCCAACCGCTTCCAGCCCACCGTCGACCAGGTCGAACGGGCGTGGCGCGAGCACGGGCTCCGCGGGCTCGTCGTCGCCTCCCCCGCCAACCCGACCGGCACGATGCTGCGCCCCGAGGAGCTCGCCGCCCTCGCCGCCTGGTGCGAGGCGCACGGCGTCCAGCTCATCTCCGACGAGATCTACCACGGGATCGAGTACGCCCCCCTCGAGGGCGGCGAGCGGATGGCCCGCTCGGCGTGGGAGACCAGCCGCGAGGCCGTCGTCTTCTCCTCCTTCAGCAAGTACTTCTGCATGACCGGCTGGCGGATCGGCTGGATGCTCGTCCCGCGACGGCTGCGCCGCGCCGTCGAGGTGCTGACGGGGAACTTCACGATCTGCCCGCCGGCGCTGGCCCAGCACGCCGCGCTCGCGGCCTTCTCCGACGCCTCGTACGACGAGCTCGACGGCCACGTCCGCTCGTACGCCGCCAACCGCGCCCTGCTCCTCGAGCGCCTGCCGCGGCTCGGCGTCACCCGGCTCGCCCCGGCCGACGGCGCCTTCTACGTGCACGCCGACATCGGCCACCTCACGGACGACTCGCTGGCCTGGTGCCACGAGACGCTCGACCGCGTCGGGGTCGCCCTCGCGCCGGGCGTCGACTTCGACACCCGGGACGGCGGGCGGGCGGTGCGCCTCAGCTTCGCCGGCTCCCGGGCGGACGTCGAGACGGGGCTCGACCGGCTCTCCGACGTCCTCGCCGGTTGCCCCTGA
- a CDS encoding Gfo/Idh/MocA family protein has product MTDQPDLPATPALPGADGSDLVPDPMAAPPLRWGILGPGGIAHKLADAVQELTAGSVVAVGSRSAERAADFAARHGVARSYGSYEELVADDEVEAVYVASPHSAHRDHAVLALEAGKHVLVEKALARNGAEVEEIFAAAERNDRFAMEAMWTRHLPHVAWVRRLVASGQIGEVVTLTADHGQALDLAADHRLKNPDLAGGALLDLGVYPVSFALDLLGTPASVQATGRLTETGVDGQVGLVLGHRDRVVALVGTTLWTKTPTTAVVSGTRGSIEIDGDFYQAGATVRVRAADRGRTVLAEWRAEVANGFQYEVAEVARCVAEGRRESERMTWDGSRAVMAVLDEARRQVGVVYPGE; this is encoded by the coding sequence GTGACCGACCAGCCCGACCTCCCCGCCACCCCCGCCCTCCCGGGCGCCGACGGCAGCGACCTGGTGCCCGACCCGATGGCCGCCCCGCCGTTGCGCTGGGGGATCCTCGGCCCCGGCGGCATCGCCCACAAGCTCGCCGACGCGGTGCAGGAGCTCACGGCCGGCAGCGTCGTCGCGGTCGGGTCGCGCAGCGCCGAGCGGGCCGCGGACTTCGCCGCGCGGCACGGGGTCGCCCGTTCCTACGGCTCCTACGAGGAGCTCGTCGCCGACGACGAGGTGGAGGCGGTGTACGTCGCCTCGCCGCACAGCGCCCACCGCGACCACGCCGTCCTCGCGCTCGAGGCGGGCAAGCACGTCCTCGTCGAGAAGGCGTTGGCGCGCAACGGCGCCGAGGTCGAGGAGATCTTCGCGGCCGCCGAGCGGAACGACCGCTTCGCGATGGAGGCGATGTGGACGCGGCACCTGCCGCACGTCGCGTGGGTGCGGCGGCTCGTCGCGAGCGGGCAGATCGGGGAGGTCGTCACCCTGACGGCCGACCACGGGCAGGCCCTCGACCTCGCCGCCGACCACCGGCTGAAGAACCCCGACCTCGCCGGCGGCGCGCTGCTCGACCTCGGCGTCTACCCGGTGTCGTTCGCGCTCGACCTGCTCGGGACGCCCGCGTCGGTGCAGGCGACGGGCCGCCTCACCGAGACCGGGGTCGACGGGCAGGTGGGTCTGGTCCTCGGCCACCGCGACCGGGTGGTCGCCCTCGTCGGGACGACGCTGTGGACGAAGACCCCCACCACCGCCGTGGTCAGCGGCACCCGCGGGAGCATCGAGATCGACGGGGACTTCTACCAGGCGGGGGCGACCGTGCGGGTCCGCGCCGCGGACCGCGGGCGTACGGTGCTCGCCGAGTGGCGGGCCGAGGTGGCCAACGGCTTCCAGTACGAGGTCGCCGAGGTCGCCCGCTGCGTCGCCGAGGGCCGTCGCGAGAGCGAGCGGATGACGTGGGACGGCTCCCGGGCCGTCATGGCCGTCCTCGACGAGGCCCGCCGCCAGGTGGGGGTCGTCTACCCGGGGGAGTGA
- a CDS encoding type II toxin-antitoxin system death-on-curing family toxin has protein sequence MTEYLSLEDLVALVGDLGVGPIRDLGLLDSAAHRPQTHLYGHEAYDSLDLKAAVLLESLVGNHALVDGNKRLGWLATVVFLGLNGATVEAPDDDAYELVMAVARGDIALSEITTTLAQWH, from the coding sequence GTGACCGAGTACCTCAGCCTCGAGGACCTCGTCGCGCTCGTCGGAGACCTGGGAGTGGGTCCGATTCGCGATCTCGGACTGCTGGACTCGGCGGCGCATCGTCCGCAGACGCATCTGTACGGTCACGAGGCGTACGACAGCCTGGACCTCAAGGCGGCGGTGCTGCTCGAATCCCTTGTCGGCAATCACGCGCTGGTGGACGGCAACAAGCGGCTGGGCTGGCTGGCCACCGTCGTGTTTCTTGGGTTGAACGGAGCCACGGTGGAGGCGCCCGACGACGACGCTTATGAGCTGGTCATGGCCGTGGCGCGTGGTGATATCGCCCTCAGCGAGATCACGACCACCCTGGCGCAGTGGCACTGA
- a CDS encoding alpha/beta hydrolase gives MAAMTWELFSDALEMGTSVRVVLPQTSESQIGVDQEERSSGELPVLYLLHGLSDDHSAWTRYTSIERYAAEAGIAVVMPAAGRSFYADEVHGQKWWTWVSEELPTIVRRYLRVSGRREDTWVAGLSMGGYGALKLALTHPDRYAGAACLSGAVDIQALAQRPDRLVTFERIFEGGRPTPDADLFALLEQADASAVPPLHVSCGTEDALFAHVERFVAAAEDKGLDLTEDYRAGGHEWALWDAVIADVIRWLPRAAP, from the coding sequence ATGGCCGCAATGACGTGGGAGCTGTTCTCGGACGCGCTGGAGATGGGCACGAGCGTGCGGGTGGTCCTCCCGCAGACGAGCGAGAGCCAGATCGGGGTCGACCAGGAGGAGCGGTCGTCCGGCGAGCTGCCGGTGCTCTACCTCCTGCACGGGCTGTCCGACGACCACTCGGCGTGGACCCGCTACACGAGCATCGAGCGGTACGCCGCCGAGGCCGGCATCGCCGTCGTCATGCCGGCCGCGGGCCGCAGCTTCTACGCCGACGAGGTGCACGGGCAGAAGTGGTGGACCTGGGTCTCCGAGGAGCTGCCGACGATCGTCCGGCGCTACCTGCGGGTGTCGGGGCGCCGCGAGGACACCTGGGTGGCCGGGTTGTCGATGGGCGGGTACGGCGCCCTCAAGCTCGCGCTCACCCACCCCGACCGGTACGCCGGCGCCGCCTGCCTGTCCGGCGCGGTCGACATCCAGGCGCTCGCGCAGCGCCCCGACCGGCTCGTGACGTTCGAGCGGATCTTCGAGGGTGGCCGGCCGACCCCGGACGCCGACCTCTTCGCGCTGCTCGAGCAGGCCGACGCGAGCGCCGTGCCGCCGCTGCACGTCTCGTGCGGCACCGAGGACGCGCTCTTCGCGCACGTCGAGCGGTTCGTCGCCGCCGCCGAGGACAAGGGCCTCGACCTCACCGAGGACTACCGCGCCGGCGGGCACGAATGGGCCCTGTGGGACGCCGTCATCGCCGACGTGATCCGCTGGCTCCCCCGCGCCGCTCCGTGA
- a CDS encoding thioesterase family protein yields MVPDPPEIPEDEPRAYYRRLPGGIYAPTVHVQGAWNDHEQHMAPVSGLMALALEEHEGRDDLLLARVSYEILGVIPREPTEITVTTIRPGRTIELVEAVLVAGHRPAVRATAWFMATGDTSAVAGGGPEPMPHPDTWEPWDGGAVWPGGYIASLEARRDPATTPGRGRTWLRTDVELVEGGTHSPTAALLGLVDTANGLFVRQSPREWMFPNIDLTVHLWRRPVGEWVGFDTTVVFGGDGIGVTSTWLHDVDGPVGRAEQILTVRPLRP; encoded by the coding sequence GTGGTGCCCGACCCGCCGGAGATCCCGGAGGACGAACCGCGGGCCTACTACCGGCGCCTCCCGGGCGGGATCTACGCGCCGACGGTGCACGTCCAGGGCGCCTGGAACGACCACGAGCAGCACATGGCCCCCGTCTCCGGCCTCATGGCCCTGGCCCTCGAGGAGCACGAGGGTCGCGACGACCTGCTCCTCGCGCGGGTGAGCTACGAGATCCTCGGCGTCATCCCGCGCGAGCCCACCGAGATCACCGTGACGACGATCCGCCCGGGCCGCACCATCGAGCTGGTCGAGGCGGTCCTCGTCGCCGGCCACCGTCCCGCCGTGCGCGCCACCGCCTGGTTCATGGCCACCGGCGACACGAGCGCCGTCGCCGGCGGCGGGCCCGAGCCGATGCCGCACCCCGACACCTGGGAGCCCTGGGACGGCGGTGCCGTCTGGCCGGGCGGCTACATCGCCTCGCTCGAGGCGCGCCGCGACCCGGCGACGACGCCCGGGCGGGGCCGCACCTGGCTGCGCACCGACGTCGAGCTCGTCGAGGGGGGCACGCACAGCCCGACCGCCGCCCTCCTCGGGCTCGTCGACACCGCGAACGGCCTCTTCGTGCGGCAGAGCCCGCGCGAGTGGATGTTCCCCAACATCGACCTCACGGTCCACCTGTGGCGACGCCCGGTCGGTGAGTGGGTCGGCTTCGACACGACGGTCGTCTTCGGCGGCGACGGCATCGGCGTGACGAGCACCTGGCTGCACGACGTCGACGGCCCGGTCGGCCGCGCCGAGCAGATCCTCACCGTCCGACCGCTGCGCCCCTGA
- a CDS encoding CopG family transcriptional regulator, with translation MAMTLRLSESDEAVLTELADALGVSKQEATVRAIRETAQRQVHERRVSELSSQARQRYADVIDRLGQ, from the coding sequence ATGGCCATGACGCTGCGGCTCTCGGAGTCCGATGAGGCTGTCCTGACGGAGCTCGCCGACGCCCTCGGTGTGAGCAAGCAGGAAGCGACCGTGCGCGCCATCCGCGAGACGGCGCAACGTCAGGTCCACGAGAGGCGGGTCTCCGAGCTGTCGTCGCAGGCGCGACAGCGGTACGCGGACGTTATCGACCGCCTCGGGCAGTGA
- a CDS encoding AAA family ATPase, whose translation MGVRNYLVEGVSTTGKTSVCRELQRRGEHAVNGDTELAYQGDPVTGEPTDVPAHEHHLWHVDRVEALVADRSRERTFLCGGSRNHGRFLGLFDEVFVLTIDEATLEERLAARPADEFGSAPDERELVRRLRRTQEDVPDGTRIDATRPLTEVVDDILRRTAG comes from the coding sequence GTGGGCGTGCGGAACTACCTGGTCGAGGGTGTGTCGACGACGGGCAAGACGTCGGTGTGCCGCGAGCTGCAACGACGCGGCGAGCACGCCGTCAACGGTGACACCGAGCTGGCGTACCAGGGCGACCCGGTCACCGGGGAGCCGACGGACGTCCCGGCGCACGAGCACCACCTGTGGCACGTCGACCGGGTCGAGGCGCTCGTGGCCGACCGGTCGCGCGAGCGGACGTTCCTGTGCGGCGGGTCGCGGAACCACGGTCGATTCCTGGGACTGTTCGACGAGGTGTTCGTCCTCACGATCGACGAGGCGACGCTCGAGGAGCGGCTCGCGGCGCGGCCGGCCGACGAGTTCGGCTCCGCGCCCGACGAGCGCGAGCTCGTGCGGCGCCTGCGCCGGACGCAGGAGGACGTGCCGGACGGCACGCGCATCGACGCCACCCGGCCGCTCACCGAGGTCGTCGACGACATCCTGCGCCGCACGGCCGGCTGA
- a CDS encoding phosphodiester glycosidase family protein: protein MLLRRRPVVLTLLPAAALVGTALVPPGAARADVPPAPSTAVSLAPGGIPPTQQESDGYDFTAHGEALATVSTRPVAPGLDLTSYQRLESGGWNRGTVLTADLTEKTLAMDVRDSGKVAGVAPVTQQMQDTGAVAGINGDFFDINASGAPVGIAKSRTGIANTVTGTRPAFQLVGGRAVVGALTSSGTLTTPDGSAHPLAGFNTPHLPTDGIGVYSALWGDTTLDYAVGTPGSVPEPVARATVVGGVVTAVGSGAGAPAVTEGGQVLLGRDAGAAVVGALQVGQHVDVEVGLSEDVDLALSGADQLVTDGAVASGISDDGLHARTAIGVDRSGTRVIALTVDGLTTASVGMKRTDLAVLMQSLGAWEAINLDGGGSSTMVARIAGTTTPVEVNTPQDGTERPVSNSLLFFSSAQPQGRPVSAQSRPVSTRAGAYTVLTGLHRTVFGSGVDAAYAAAEHDGRFTATNGRLTVTRGRGDEAVATGRRTGPSGVTFDAGRGRTATAPLTVLGPLDHLAVDRATIPFTGRDGSAPVRLTGYDADGRPSPVEPQDVRVEAEPGVVVTPDGADGFTITPATAKGTALVRFQVGDHWAETQVLVGLDDETVAGFADGASWTAASDRATGTVTTTTGPSGEPGLRLQYDFTRSTATRGMYAVPPAPITVSGQPLELSMWVKGDGSGAWPRIMVASGDGTVSNLDGPLVTWTGWQQVTFPVPAGTAMPLTVSRIRFLEVRADTQYQGDVSVADLVAHVSPPGTGVTTQPVHDPVVLTDGTVADRPLRVAVLSDGQFVARDPDGELLQSVRERLREIVAAKPDYLVIDGDLVDEASPADLALAEQVLDEEVADRVPWTYVPGNHEVMGGPITNFEAVFGPAHTTRLLSAPGGGTRLITLNTSSLTLHGNDDGKQQLVDLEAQLQQAATDPDTTGVLVAMHVPMDDPLADKASQLTDRLEAQQLQDRLGRFRAQTGKSVAVVNGHVGVFDGSSAQGVSVVVNGNSGKTPAGNADHGGFRGWTMLGIDPARGIVGRAPEPGDRTAWLQAETHPAVDSLQLAVPATLGRGSVVTLSPTLTQSGVVVPVAWPVSAQWSGTGVAFDEHGSAVVRYDAATGRLTALRAGTATLVLTVNGVTTSATVTVT, encoded by the coding sequence GTGCTGCTGCGTCGCCGCCCCGTCGTCCTCACGCTCCTGCCCGCCGCCGCGCTGGTCGGCACGGCCCTCGTGCCGCCCGGCGCCGCACGGGCCGACGTCCCCCCTGCGCCGTCCACCGCGGTCAGCCTCGCGCCGGGCGGCATCCCGCCGACGCAGCAGGAGAGCGACGGCTACGACTTCACCGCCCACGGCGAGGCCCTGGCCACCGTCTCGACCCGCCCGGTCGCGCCCGGCCTGGACCTGACCAGCTACCAGCGTCTCGAGTCCGGCGGCTGGAACCGCGGCACCGTCCTCACCGCCGACCTCACCGAGAAGACCCTCGCGATGGACGTGCGCGACAGCGGGAAGGTGGCCGGCGTCGCGCCGGTCACCCAGCAGATGCAGGACACGGGCGCGGTCGCCGGGATCAACGGCGACTTCTTCGACATCAACGCCAGCGGCGCCCCCGTCGGGATCGCCAAGTCCCGCACCGGGATCGCCAACACCGTGACCGGCACCCGCCCGGCCTTCCAGCTCGTCGGCGGCAGGGCGGTCGTCGGGGCCCTGACCTCCTCGGGCACCCTCACCACCCCCGACGGCTCCGCCCACCCGCTGGCCGGCTTCAACACGCCGCACCTGCCGACCGACGGCATCGGCGTCTACTCGGCCCTCTGGGGCGACACGACCCTCGACTACGCCGTAGGGACACCGGGGTCCGTCCCCGAGCCGGTCGCGCGCGCGACGGTCGTCGGCGGCGTCGTCACCGCCGTCGGCTCCGGGGCCGGCGCACCGGCCGTAACCGAGGGTGGGCAGGTCCTCCTCGGCCGCGACGCCGGCGCCGCGGTCGTCGGCGCGCTGCAGGTCGGCCAGCACGTCGACGTCGAGGTCGGCCTGAGCGAGGACGTCGACCTCGCCCTCTCCGGCGCCGACCAGCTCGTCACCGACGGCGCCGTCGCGTCGGGCATCAGCGACGACGGCCTGCACGCCCGCACCGCGATCGGCGTGGACCGCAGCGGCACCAGGGTCATCGCCCTCACCGTCGACGGCCTGACGACGGCGTCGGTCGGCATGAAGCGCACCGACCTCGCCGTCCTCATGCAGAGCCTCGGTGCCTGGGAAGCGATCAACCTCGACGGTGGCGGCTCGTCGACGATGGTCGCGCGGATCGCCGGCACGACGACCCCGGTCGAGGTCAACACGCCCCAGGACGGCACCGAGCGCCCCGTCTCCAACTCGCTGCTCTTCTTCTCCTCCGCCCAGCCCCAGGGCCGACCGGTGAGCGCGCAGTCCCGACCCGTCAGCACCCGCGCCGGCGCCTACACCGTCCTCACCGGCCTGCACCGGACCGTCTTCGGCTCGGGCGTCGACGCCGCGTACGCCGCCGCCGAGCACGACGGCCGCTTCACCGCCACGAACGGCCGGCTCACCGTCACCCGCGGGCGCGGGGACGAGGCGGTGGCCACAGGACGGCGTACGGGGCCCTCGGGCGTCACCTTCGACGCGGGGCGCGGCCGCACCGCCACCGCCCCGCTCACCGTCCTCGGACCGCTGGACCACCTCGCGGTCGACCGGGCGACGATCCCCTTCACCGGCCGCGACGGCAGCGCCCCCGTCCGGCTGACCGGGTACGACGCCGACGGGCGCCCGTCCCCGGTCGAGCCGCAGGACGTGCGGGTCGAGGCCGAGCCCGGCGTCGTCGTCACACCGGACGGCGCCGACGGCTTCACCATCACCCCTGCGACGGCCAAGGGCACGGCGCTGGTGCGCTTCCAGGTCGGCGACCACTGGGCCGAGACCCAGGTGCTCGTCGGTCTCGACGACGAGACCGTCGCCGGCTTCGCCGACGGCGCGTCGTGGACCGCCGCGAGCGACCGCGCGACCGGCACGGTGACGACGACGACCGGTCCGTCCGGCGAGCCCGGGCTGCGGCTGCAGTACGACTTCACCCGGAGCACCGCGACCCGCGGCATGTACGCCGTCCCACCCGCCCCCATCACCGTCTCCGGGCAGCCGCTCGAGCTGTCGATGTGGGTCAAGGGCGACGGCTCCGGCGCGTGGCCGCGGATCATGGTGGCCAGCGGCGACGGCACCGTCAGCAACCTCGACGGCCCGCTCGTCACGTGGACCGGGTGGCAGCAGGTGACCTTCCCCGTGCCGGCCGGGACGGCGATGCCGTTGACGGTCAGCCGGATCCGCTTCCTCGAGGTCCGCGCCGACACCCAGTACCAGGGTGACGTCTCCGTCGCCGACCTCGTCGCGCACGTCAGCCCGCCGGGCACCGGTGTGACCACGCAGCCCGTGCACGACCCGGTCGTCCTGACCGACGGGACGGTCGCCGACCGACCGCTCCGCGTGGCCGTCCTCTCCGACGGCCAGTTCGTGGCCCGCGACCCGGACGGCGAGCTGCTGCAGTCGGTCCGCGAGCGGCTGCGCGAGATCGTCGCCGCGAAGCCCGACTACCTCGTCATCGACGGCGACCTCGTCGACGAGGCGAGCCCGGCCGATCTCGCGCTGGCCGAGCAGGTCCTCGACGAGGAGGTCGCAGACCGCGTCCCGTGGACCTACGTCCCCGGCAACCACGAGGTCATGGGCGGTCCGATCACGAACTTCGAGGCCGTCTTCGGCCCCGCCCACACGACGCGGCTGCTGAGCGCACCCGGCGGCGGCACCCGCCTCATCACGCTCAACACGAGCTCGCTCACGCTGCACGGCAACGACGACGGCAAGCAGCAGCTGGTCGACCTCGAGGCCCAGCTGCAGCAGGCGGCCACCGACCCGGACACGACCGGCGTGCTCGTCGCGATGCACGTCCCCATGGACGACCCGCTGGCCGACAAGGCGTCACAGCTCACGGACCGTCTGGAGGCGCAGCAGCTGCAGGACCGCCTCGGACGGTTCCGCGCGCAGACCGGCAAGTCCGTGGCCGTCGTCAACGGGCACGTCGGTGTCTTCGACGGCTCGTCGGCGCAGGGCGTCTCCGTCGTCGTCAACGGCAACTCCGGCAAGACGCCCGCCGGCAACGCCGACCACGGCGGCTTCCGCGGCTGGACGATGCTCGGCATCGACCCCGCCCGCGGGATCGTCGGTCGCGCGCCGGAACCCGGCGACCGCACCGCGTGGCTGCAGGCCGAGACCCACCCGGCCGTCGACTCGCTCCAGCTCGCGGTCCCGGCCACCCTCGGCCGTGGCTCGGTCGTCACCCTCTCCCCGACCCTCACCCAGAGCGGCGTGGTCGTCCCCGTCGCGTGGCCGGTGAGCGCGCAGTGGTCGGGCACCGGCGTCGCGTTCGACGAGCACGGCTCCGCCGTCGTCCGGTACGACGCCGCCACCGGCCGCCTGACCGCCCTCCGCGCCGGGACGGCGACCCTCGTCCTCACCGTCAACGGGGTCACGACGAGCGCCACCGTCACCGTGACCTGA
- a CDS encoding aminotransferase class IV: protein MPLTQSELSVAIDGELRTGRDAALSVWDHGFLYGDGCFEGLRLFDGRFFRFADHLARLQRSLRILGIAHEVDVQATYDVVCRVVAANELTDAHVRIIVTRGQGTPGIDPRVCPSPSVVVMAYPMPPLLGTDPVDLVVSSVRRKAPGSVDAQVKSLNYLDSVLAKQQANAAGAHDAVMLDDAHCVSEATGANLFVVRDGVLRTPTTRSALPGITRRTVLELAEAAGRRTDVVDLTVGDLYTADECFLTGSGAGIVPVGSVDGRRLPASRPVTEWVTGAYGAATRGSELTVPADGTHRF from the coding sequence GTGCCCCTGACCCAGTCCGAGCTGTCGGTCGCGATCGACGGCGAGCTGCGCACCGGCCGCGACGCCGCGCTCTCGGTGTGGGACCACGGCTTCCTCTACGGCGACGGGTGCTTCGAGGGGCTGCGGCTCTTCGACGGCCGGTTCTTCCGGTTCGCGGACCACCTGGCGCGGCTGCAGCGCTCGCTCCGCATCCTCGGCATCGCGCACGAGGTGGACGTCCAGGCGACGTACGACGTCGTGTGCCGCGTCGTCGCGGCGAACGAGCTGACCGACGCGCACGTGCGGATCATCGTCACGCGTGGTCAGGGCACGCCGGGGATCGACCCGCGCGTCTGCCCGAGCCCGTCGGTGGTCGTCATGGCCTACCCGATGCCGCCGCTGCTCGGGACCGACCCGGTCGACCTCGTCGTCAGCTCGGTGCGGCGCAAGGCACCCGGCTCGGTCGACGCCCAGGTGAAGTCGCTCAACTATCTCGACTCGGTGCTGGCCAAGCAGCAGGCCAACGCCGCCGGTGCGCACGACGCGGTCATGCTCGACGACGCGCACTGCGTGTCCGAGGCGACCGGCGCGAACCTCTTCGTCGTCCGCGACGGGGTGCTGCGCACCCCGACGACGCGGTCGGCGCTGCCGGGGATCACCCGGCGGACGGTGCTCGAGCTGGCGGAGGCGGCGGGGCGTCGTACGGACGTCGTGGACCTGACCGTCGGCGACCTGTACACCGCCGACGAGTGCTTCCTCACCGGCAGCGGTGCGGGGATTGTCCCCGTCGGGTCGGTCGACGGGCGGCGGCTGCCGGCGTCGCGCCCCGTCACCGAGTGGGTCACGGGGGCGTACGGCGCCGCGACCCGCGGCTCCGAGCTCACGGTCCCGGCGGACGGGACGCACCGCTTCTGA
- a CDS encoding sensor domain-containing diguanylate cyclase yields MTRTSADPTGSTPPGAGTAVPQAVVEDALREWAARAGRLPQVTAVRAVVELHDQPDAIEVTTDGAAFAVADGAPRTTRTRWGRQVPAAALQRHRTLSAPGGEAIGDLQVELLTVGGEAQCLLADVLTDGLTGSIRMRLADRDERSRSDHLSGVMRESSLATATLDALIDESVVAVGLVSLELATLGHVTRANHRLQRLCGRTATELTTTSYLDLLEGPQRGVQEAGLRRAVNGRLAPFRSDGPIRRRGAAGPHVRVTTTPVLTEGGPPTVATLQLVVVDASDALTGAGGVEPLDEPAGSTGVVDPTRFADVVAEAQDRAARTRQDTAMFVARVEGLDDLVRERGPAAAADVQRFVAERLRSALRADDVIGRVSEHELAFVAEEIDVGQAELLAQRLGRALSLTYEVDGRPVLLRLALGTAMMHPRQTGADALDHARRAADRAEAGRAGPGPAGSDGGVRVHVDPTPAVLALAEDQARAPRFYPRRRRRSG; encoded by the coding sequence GTGACCCGCACCTCGGCCGACCCCACCGGCTCGACGCCGCCGGGGGCGGGGACGGCCGTCCCCCAGGCCGTGGTCGAGGACGCGCTGCGCGAGTGGGCCGCCCGGGCGGGCCGACTCCCCCAGGTCACGGCCGTCCGGGCCGTCGTCGAGCTGCACGACCAGCCCGACGCGATCGAGGTGACCACCGACGGCGCGGCGTTCGCCGTCGCGGACGGGGCGCCCCGCACCACGAGGACCCGCTGGGGCCGGCAGGTCCCGGCGGCGGCGCTGCAGCGCCACCGCACGCTGAGCGCCCCCGGCGGCGAGGCGATCGGGGACCTGCAGGTGGAGCTGCTGACGGTCGGCGGGGAGGCCCAGTGCCTGCTGGCCGACGTGCTCACCGACGGGCTGACCGGCTCCATCCGGATGCGGCTGGCCGACCGCGACGAGCGCAGCCGCAGCGACCACCTGAGCGGCGTGATGCGGGAGAGCAGCCTCGCGACCGCCACCCTCGATGCCCTCATCGACGAGTCCGTCGTCGCCGTCGGCCTGGTGTCGCTGGAGCTGGCCACCCTGGGTCATGTCACCCGCGCCAACCACCGGCTCCAGCGGCTGTGCGGTCGGACGGCGACGGAGCTGACGACGACGTCGTACCTCGACCTGCTCGAGGGGCCGCAGCGCGGCGTGCAGGAGGCCGGCCTGCGTCGGGCCGTCAACGGCCGGCTCGCCCCGTTCCGGTCCGACGGGCCGATACGGCGGCGGGGTGCGGCCGGACCGCACGTGCGGGTGACGACGACGCCGGTGCTCACCGAGGGGGGCCCTCCCACCGTCGCCACCCTGCAGCTCGTCGTCGTCGACGCGAGCGACGCGCTCACGGGGGCGGGCGGTGTCGAACCGCTCGACGAGCCGGCGGGCTCGACGGGCGTCGTCGACCCGACCCGTTTCGCCGACGTCGTCGCCGAGGCGCAGGACCGGGCCGCCCGCACGCGTCAGGACACCGCCATGTTCGTCGCCCGCGTCGAGGGCCTCGACGACCTCGTCCGCGAGCGAGGACCCGCAGCCGCCGCCGACGTGCAGCGCTTCGTCGCCGAGCGGCTGCGCTCCGCGCTGCGCGCCGACGACGTCATCGGCCGGGTGTCGGAGCACGAGCTGGCCTTCGTCGCCGAGGAGATCGACGTCGGGCAGGCCGAGCTGCTCGCCCAGCGCCTGGGCCGGGCGCTGTCCCTGACGTACGAGGTCGACGGGCGACCCGTGCTGCTCCGGCTCGCGCTCGGGACCGCGATGATGCACCCCCGGCAGACCGGTGCGGACGCCCTCGACCACGCCCGCCGAGCCGCCGACCGGGCGGAGGCCGGTCGGGCCGGGCCCGGTCCGGCGGGGAGCGACGGCGGGGTGCGGGTCCACGTCGACCCGACGCCCGCGGTCCTCGCCCTCGCCGAGGACCAGGCCCGGGCGCCGCGGTTCTACCCGCGCCGACGGCGGCGGTCCGGCTGA